One Paenibacillus sp. FSL H7-0737 DNA segment encodes these proteins:
- the yaaA gene encoding peroxide stress protein YaaA, which yields MRIIISPAKKMKMDTDFMDCRQMPQFISESQTLLALLQKLNYEEAKSLWKCNDAIATLNVERIRDMDVTRSLTPAIFSYEGIQYQYMAPGVLQMEELEYLQQHLRILSGFYGIVRPFDGVVPYRLEMQAKLSGPGFKSIYEFWNRKLADQLFSETDIILNLASKEYSKCISPYVGGNVRMISCVFGQEIGGKIVERATLVKMARGEMVRFMAERQITCVEDIKGFDGFDFSFAEELSNESTYVFIQKKNE from the coding sequence ATGAGAATCATTATATCGCCTGCTAAGAAGATGAAGATGGATACGGATTTTATGGATTGCCGCCAGATGCCGCAATTCATAAGCGAGTCGCAGACTCTTCTGGCCTTATTACAAAAGTTGAATTATGAAGAAGCCAAATCGCTATGGAAATGCAATGATGCCATCGCCACGCTAAATGTGGAACGGATTCGGGATATGGATGTAACACGGAGTCTTACACCGGCTATCTTTTCTTATGAGGGTATCCAGTACCAGTACATGGCACCTGGGGTACTTCAAATGGAGGAGCTGGAATATCTTCAGCAGCATTTACGGATATTGTCTGGGTTCTATGGAATCGTCCGGCCGTTTGACGGCGTTGTTCCGTACAGGCTGGAGATGCAGGCTAAGCTTAGCGGACCAGGTTTCAAGTCTATCTATGAGTTCTGGAACAGGAAGCTTGCAGATCAGCTATTTTCGGAGACTGACATCATTCTGAATCTGGCCTCCAAGGAATACAGCAAGTGCATCTCCCCGTATGTTGGCGGAAACGTTCGAATGATTAGCTGTGTATTCGGGCAGGAAATCGGCGGTAAGATCGTTGAGAGAGCGACTTTGGTTAAGATGGCCAGAGGTGAAATGGTGCGTTTCATGGCTGAGCGGCAAATCACCTGTGTGGAGGATATCAAAGGCTTCGACGGGTTTGATTTCAGCTTTGCTGAGGAGCTGTCGAATGAGAGTACGTATGTGTTTATACAAAAAAAGAATGAATAG